One Manduca sexta isolate Smith_Timp_Sample1 chromosome 28, JHU_Msex_v1.0, whole genome shotgun sequence DNA window includes the following coding sequences:
- the LOC115454058 gene encoding zinc finger protein GLIS2 homolog: protein MTMLVFPQWRSELPGEGCRVPRWMPAERFAPYLARPMPLAPLPPQVEDEDSSGGSSPERYAFEQIPDNPEGVCGWRGCGMRFPSVARLSAHVARTHALAHRDGLFYCGWKGCTRPQRGFNARYKMLVHVRTHTNERPHTCNQCNKSFSRAENLKIHLRSHSGEKPYVCPYEGCGKAYSNSSDRFKHTRTHAVEKPYCCKVPGCNKRYTDPSSLRKHVKTYKHFTTDHLSKQEPREIQSPENMHKDITPEEPRSTLHPCLPYNQPRTALSPTIPYPTIITETSMSPPLRYPVDPVYIRPLEPIYQIRVPTDEMSYMEYTQMYEHAYRSYYSNINYPVPRPSISEKMYTYEDQPKVADVHMPSIEESPERLNCVEEMPLNLICTKRIECKPIEELIRRTDLPLDLSTKS from the exons ATGACAATGCTCGTGTTTCCGCAATGGAGATCAGAGTTACCTGGCGAAGGTTGCAGGGTCCCACGCTGGATGCCCGCTGAACGTTTCGCGCCCTACCTCGCTAGGCCAATGCCTTTGGCACCGCTTCCACCTCAG GTCGAAGATGAAGACTCTTCTGGTGGATCGTCACCTGAGAGGTATGCGTTCGAGCAAATCCCAGATAATCCAGAGGGGGTCTGTGGATGGCGAGGCTGCGGCATGCGGTTCCCGAGCGTGGCACGTCTGTCCGCGCACGTCGCGCGCACGCACGCACTGGCTCATAGAGACGGCCTTTTCTACTGCGGGTGGAAAGGCTGTACCAGACCACAAAGGGGATTTAATGCAAg ATACAAAATGTTAGTGCATGTGCGCACTCACACTAACGAACGTCCCCACACCTGCAATCAGTGCAACAAGAGTTTCTCCAGGGCTGAAAATTTGAAGATTCATCTTCGTTCGCACTCGGGAGAAAAACCCTACGTGTGTCCTTATGag gGATGCGGAAAAGCCTACTCCAACTCCAGCGACAGATTCAAGCACACACGGACCCATGCCGTCGAAAAACCATACTGCTGCAAAGTTCCTGGGTGCAATAAGCGATACACAGATCCGTCCAGCTTGAGGAAACATGTCAAAACCTACAAACATTTCACAACGGATCATCTATCGAAACAAGAGCCTAGAGAGATACAGAGCCCAGAAAACATGCACAAAGATATTACACCTGAAGAGCCCCGATCTACCCTGCACCCCTGTTTGCCGTATAATCAGCCAAGAACTGCTCTGTCACCCACAATACCTTATCCCACGATAATAACGGAGACGTCAATGTCTCCGCCTCTTAGGTATCCAGTGGATCCAGTCTACATTCGACCACTGGAGCCTATTTACCAAATAAGAGTTCCTACTGACGAAATGTCTTATATGGAGTACACCCAAATGTACGAACATGCTTACAGGAGTTACTATTCAAATATCAACTACCCTGTACCAAGACCgagtattagtgaaaaaatgtACACGTATGAAGACCAGCCCAAAGTTGCTGATGTTCATATGCCTTCTATTGAAGAAAGTCCAGAGAGATTGAATTGTGTTGAAGAAATGCCATTAAACCTGATATGCACTAAACGGATAGAGTGCAAGCCTATTGAAGAACTTATCAGAAGAACCGACTTGCCATTAGATTTAAGTACCAAAAGctga
- the LOC115453021 gene encoding endothelial differentiation-related factor 1 homolog: MSDWDTVTILRKKPPKASALKTEQAVNAARRQGIPVETQQKYGAGTNKQHVTTKNTAKLDRETEELRHEKIPLDLGKLIMQGRQAKGMSQKDLATKICEKPQIVNDYEAGRGIPNNVVLGKIERAIGIRLRGKERGQPLQPPGGKK, translated from the coding sequence ATGTCCGACTGGGATACTGTCACGATTCTTCGCAAGAAGCCTCCAAAAGCTTCAGCTTTAAAGACTGAACAGGCTGTAAACGCTGCACGTCGTCAAGGCATACCAGTTGAGACTCAGCAAAAGTATGGTGCGGGAACCAACAAACAGCATGTTACCACGAAAAACACTGCAAAACTTGACAGAGAGACTGAAGAATTGCGCCATGAAAAGATTCCGCTTGATCTAGGAAAACTTATTATGCAAGGAAGACAAGCAAAAGGCATGAGTCAAAAGGATTTGGCTACAAAAATATGCGAAAAGCCGCAAATTGTAAACGACTACGAAGCTGGCCGCGGCATCCCAAACAATGTAGTTCTTGGCAAAATCGAAAGGGCAATTGGAATAAGACTACGGGGCAAAGAAAGAGGCCAACCGCTACAGCCTCCTGGAGGAAAGAAATAA
- the LOC115451426 gene encoding 2-oxoglutarate-dependent dioxygenase htyE isoform X2, whose translation MKSVVRRIGQQLFTALSAKGLAVLVNHGIADEKLKSVYADLDNFCALPEGCQAQYLRDPMSNHGYVRPGMEQFDSTKKELRHSFNITTLSAATMPAQEEVPEFAKHAVPLAHDLTNLSRVLLQALAYALGVPPAAFLACHSGMMQSDGRNPSTMRLLYYPPVPPDDERPRADDVAYTRCGAHADYGTFTLLAQDSEGGLEVKLNGSDKWQAVGHLPGAILVQSGELLAAWTANLLPALVHRVVVPAGAYTRARGRHCVAFFCHPDADAALPALPLRAPAAPAPPPYTPHAHLTLHHRLLNAAHHLQKRFRETYA comes from the exons ATGAAATCCGTGGTGAGACGCATTGGACAACAATTGTTCACAGCACTCAGCGCGAAAGGCCTCGCTGTGCTCGTCAACCATGGCATTGCTGACGAAAAG CTTAAATCGGTATATGCTGACTTGGACAACTTCTGCGCGCTTCCCGAAGGATGTCAGGCACAATATTTGCGCGATCCGATGAGCAACCACGGCTATGTGCGTCCGGGGATGGAGCAGTTCGATTCCACTAAAAAG GAGTTGCGGCACTCGTTCAACATCACGACGCTGAGCGCGGCGACGATGCCGGCGCAGGAGGAGGTGCCGGAGTTCGCGAAGCACGCGGTGCCGCTCGCGCACGACCTCACCAACCTGTCGCGCGTGCTGCTGCAGGCGCTCGCGTATGCTCTCG GCGTGCCGCCGGCCGCGTTCCTGGCGTGCCACTCGGGCATGATGCAGAGCGACGGACGCAACCCGTCGACGATGCGGCTGCTGTACTACCCGCCCGTGCCGCCCGACGACGAGCGCCCGCGCGCCGACGACGTCGCCTACACGCGCTGCGGCGCGCACGCAGACTACGGCACCTTCACGCTGCTCGCGCAGGACTCCGAGGGAGGGCTTGAG GTGAAGTTGAACGGTAGTGACAAATGGCAAGCTGTGGGCCATCTCCCTGGCGCTATCCTTGTGCAGAGCGGAGAGCTGCTCGCCGCCTGGACCGCCAATCTGCTTCCAGCTCTT GTGCACCGCGTGGTGGTGCCGGCGGGCGCGTACACGCGCGCGCGCGGGCGGCACTGCGTGGCGTTCTTCTGCCACCCCGACGCGGACGCGGCGCTCCCCGCGCTGCCGctgcgcgcgcccgccgcgcccgcgccgccgccctaCACGCCGCACGCGCACCTCACGCTGCACCACCGCCTGCTCAACGCCGCGCACCACCTGCAGAAGCGCTTCCGCGAGACCTACGCGTGA
- the LOC115454057 gene encoding probable nucleoporin Nup54 isoform X1 — translation MTFPFSTNTTAQNSSFGASKPAFSFGSTNTATTSNPGFSFGTTTTPSGFGTFGSTATSTATPFGLGTAPASSAPSFFGGTGGFGATTTKPNTGFGTGFGTNTFGTSTFSSAAPTFGTNTGSNTFGAGNTFGSVFGAKPAAFGGFNTGFGANQFGQPQQQQQQQQQPQGPTTAHEALVAAVFNCCVFGDERDQVLAKWNLLQAQWGTGQAYYSQNAPPLELNEQNPLCRFKAVGYSKLSGKEDKDGHVALLFNKTEQEIKNNQQALITSLQGLLGNKPNLVVNIDSVKAVAENKSQVVMFVVDKAASGAHVSASELGAFLNGAGPRGALAGAGCSAVAPVTQPAPQLLHQYLQTPPPGMDMRLWKQAQADNPDPQNYIPVPIIGFSEIKFRARCQAEQARLQTGWVARAGATLAELRTRRAASAARLAQLAARLHALRHTLLQVVARQEARAGAGAALSAAEEATRARLQELASQLAAPPLYNGRLNELLCAVRLQRSASAGMTHERYQLDPDAQEDVKQFLTLQQRGMAHLLDTARKDLAALNTIAEGMAQLVRG, via the exons ATGACTTTCCCATTTAGTACGAATACGACTGCACAGAATTCCTCTTTTGGCGCTTCGAAAC CTGCATTTTCATTTGGAAGTACTAACACCGCCACCACAAGTAACCCAGGTTTTAGTTTCGGAACTACCACAACACCATCTGGCTTTGGCACGTTTGGGTCCACTGCCACTAGCACCg cAACTCCATTTGGTCTAGGCACTGCTCCAGCATCGTCTGCACCATCCTTCTTTGGTGGCACTGGAGGTTTTGGAGCCACCACTACAAAACCTAATACTG GGTTTGGAACGGGCTTTGGGACAAACACATTTGGCACTTCAACATTCAGCAGTGCTGCCCCAACATTTGGCACAAACACAGGTTCGAATACTTTTGGTGCTGGAAACACATTTGGATCTGTGTTTGGAGCCAAACCAGCTGCTTTTGGTGGATTTAACACTGGATTTGGTGCTAATCAGTTTGGACAGCCTCAA cagcAGCAGCAACAGCAACAACAGCCGCAGGGTCCTACGACAGCGCACGAGGCGCTTGTGGCCGCTGTGTTCAACTGTTGTGTGTTTGGAGATGAGAGGGATCAGGTTTTAGCAAAATGGAACTTATTGCAAGCTCAATGGGGCACTG GGCAGGCTTACTACAGTCAGAATGCACCACCGCTGGAACTGAATGAACAAAATCCTTTATGCCGCTTCAAGGCGGTTGGATACTCAAAACTAAGTGGAAAGGAAGATAAAGATGGACATGTTGCTTTGTTATTCAATAAAACTGAACAGGAAATTAA GAATAACCAACAAGCACTCATAACATCCTTGCAAGGTCTTCTTGGCAACAAACCGAATTTGGTAGTAAACATTGACTCAGTGAAGGCAGTGGCAGAAAATAAAAGTCAG GTGGTGATGTTTGTGGTGGACAaggcggcgagcggcgcgcaCGTGAGCGCGTCGGAGCTGGGCGCGTTCCTGAACGGCGCGGGCCCGCGCGGCGCGCTGGCGGGCGCGGGCTGCAGCGCCGTGGCGCCCGTCACGCAGCCCGCGCCGCAGCTGCTGCACCAGTACCTGCAGACGCCGCCGCCAG gCATGGATATGAGACTTTGGAAACAGGCGCAAGCAGATAATCCGGATCCGCAGAACTATATACCCGTACCTATTATAGGATTTTCAGAg ATCAAGTTTCGCGCGCGGTGCCAAGCGGAGCAGGCGCGGCTGCAGACGGGCTGGGTGGCGCGCGCGGGCGCGACGCTCGCCGagctgcgcacgcgccgcgccgcctccgCCGCGCGCCTCGCGCAACTCGCCGCGCGCCTGCACGCATTGCGGCACACGCTGCTGCAG GTGGTGGCGCGGCAGGAGgcgcgcgcgggcgcgggcgcggcgctgtCGGCGGCGGAGGAGGCGACGCGCGCGCGCCTGCAGGAGCTCGCCTCGCagctcgccgcgccgccgctGTACAAC GGTCGGCTGAACGAGTTGCTGTGTGCTGTTCGTCTCCAACGCAGCGCCAGCGCCGGCATGACGCACGAGCGGTATCAACTCGATCCTg ATGCACAAGAAGATGTGAAACAGTTCTTGACGCTGCAGCAGCGCGGCATGGCACACTTGTTAGACACGGCTCGGAAAGACCTCGCCGCCCTCAACACTATAGCTGAAGGCATGGCGCAGCTTGTCAGAGGCTAA
- the LOC115451426 gene encoding UPF0676 protein C1494.01 isoform X1 translates to MAAPQEETLLSRCEIPIIDLAHIGTDVCPMKSVVRRIGQQLFTALSAKGLAVLVNHGIADEKLKSVYADLDNFCALPEGCQAQYLRDPMSNHGYVRPGMEQFDSTKKELRHSFNITTLSAATMPAQEEVPEFAKHAVPLAHDLTNLSRVLLQALAYALGVPPAAFLACHSGMMQSDGRNPSTMRLLYYPPVPPDDERPRADDVAYTRCGAHADYGTFTLLAQDSEGGLEVKLNGSDKWQAVGHLPGAILVQSGELLAAWTANLLPALVHRVVVPAGAYTRARGRHCVAFFCHPDADAALPALPLRAPAAPAPPPYTPHAHLTLHHRLLNAAHHLQKRFRETYA, encoded by the exons GTACTGATGTGTGCCCTATGAAATCCGTGGTGAGACGCATTGGACAACAATTGTTCACAGCACTCAGCGCGAAAGGCCTCGCTGTGCTCGTCAACCATGGCATTGCTGACGAAAAG CTTAAATCGGTATATGCTGACTTGGACAACTTCTGCGCGCTTCCCGAAGGATGTCAGGCACAATATTTGCGCGATCCGATGAGCAACCACGGCTATGTGCGTCCGGGGATGGAGCAGTTCGATTCCACTAAAAAG GAGTTGCGGCACTCGTTCAACATCACGACGCTGAGCGCGGCGACGATGCCGGCGCAGGAGGAGGTGCCGGAGTTCGCGAAGCACGCGGTGCCGCTCGCGCACGACCTCACCAACCTGTCGCGCGTGCTGCTGCAGGCGCTCGCGTATGCTCTCG GCGTGCCGCCGGCCGCGTTCCTGGCGTGCCACTCGGGCATGATGCAGAGCGACGGACGCAACCCGTCGACGATGCGGCTGCTGTACTACCCGCCCGTGCCGCCCGACGACGAGCGCCCGCGCGCCGACGACGTCGCCTACACGCGCTGCGGCGCGCACGCAGACTACGGCACCTTCACGCTGCTCGCGCAGGACTCCGAGGGAGGGCTTGAG GTGAAGTTGAACGGTAGTGACAAATGGCAAGCTGTGGGCCATCTCCCTGGCGCTATCCTTGTGCAGAGCGGAGAGCTGCTCGCCGCCTGGACCGCCAATCTGCTTCCAGCTCTT GTGCACCGCGTGGTGGTGCCGGCGGGCGCGTACACGCGCGCGCGCGGGCGGCACTGCGTGGCGTTCTTCTGCCACCCCGACGCGGACGCGGCGCTCCCCGCGCTGCCGctgcgcgcgcccgccgcgcccgcgccgccgccctaCACGCCGCACGCGCACCTCACGCTGCACCACCGCCTGCTCAACGCCGCGCACCACCTGCAGAAGCGCTTCCGCGAGACCTACGCGTGA
- the LOC115454057 gene encoding probable nucleoporin Nup54 isoform X2, with translation MTFPFSTNTTAQNSSFGASKPAFSFGSTNTATTSNPGFSFGTTTTPSGFGTFGSTATSTATPFGLGTAPASSAPSFFGGTGGFGATTTKPNTGFGTGFGTNTFGTSTFSSAAPTFGTNTGSNTFGAGNTFGSVFGAKPAAFGGFNTGFGANQFGQPQQQQQQQQPQGPTTAHEALVAAVFNCCVFGDERDQVLAKWNLLQAQWGTGQAYYSQNAPPLELNEQNPLCRFKAVGYSKLSGKEDKDGHVALLFNKTEQEIKNNQQALITSLQGLLGNKPNLVVNIDSVKAVAENKSQVVMFVVDKAASGAHVSASELGAFLNGAGPRGALAGAGCSAVAPVTQPAPQLLHQYLQTPPPGMDMRLWKQAQADNPDPQNYIPVPIIGFSEIKFRARCQAEQARLQTGWVARAGATLAELRTRRAASAARLAQLAARLHALRHTLLQVVARQEARAGAGAALSAAEEATRARLQELASQLAAPPLYNGRLNELLCAVRLQRSASAGMTHERYQLDPDAQEDVKQFLTLQQRGMAHLLDTARKDLAALNTIAEGMAQLVRG, from the exons ATGACTTTCCCATTTAGTACGAATACGACTGCACAGAATTCCTCTTTTGGCGCTTCGAAAC CTGCATTTTCATTTGGAAGTACTAACACCGCCACCACAAGTAACCCAGGTTTTAGTTTCGGAACTACCACAACACCATCTGGCTTTGGCACGTTTGGGTCCACTGCCACTAGCACCg cAACTCCATTTGGTCTAGGCACTGCTCCAGCATCGTCTGCACCATCCTTCTTTGGTGGCACTGGAGGTTTTGGAGCCACCACTACAAAACCTAATACTG GGTTTGGAACGGGCTTTGGGACAAACACATTTGGCACTTCAACATTCAGCAGTGCTGCCCCAACATTTGGCACAAACACAGGTTCGAATACTTTTGGTGCTGGAAACACATTTGGATCTGTGTTTGGAGCCAAACCAGCTGCTTTTGGTGGATTTAACACTGGATTTGGTGCTAATCAGTTTGGACAGCCTCAA cAGCAGCAACAGCAACAACAGCCGCAGGGTCCTACGACAGCGCACGAGGCGCTTGTGGCCGCTGTGTTCAACTGTTGTGTGTTTGGAGATGAGAGGGATCAGGTTTTAGCAAAATGGAACTTATTGCAAGCTCAATGGGGCACTG GGCAGGCTTACTACAGTCAGAATGCACCACCGCTGGAACTGAATGAACAAAATCCTTTATGCCGCTTCAAGGCGGTTGGATACTCAAAACTAAGTGGAAAGGAAGATAAAGATGGACATGTTGCTTTGTTATTCAATAAAACTGAACAGGAAATTAA GAATAACCAACAAGCACTCATAACATCCTTGCAAGGTCTTCTTGGCAACAAACCGAATTTGGTAGTAAACATTGACTCAGTGAAGGCAGTGGCAGAAAATAAAAGTCAG GTGGTGATGTTTGTGGTGGACAaggcggcgagcggcgcgcaCGTGAGCGCGTCGGAGCTGGGCGCGTTCCTGAACGGCGCGGGCCCGCGCGGCGCGCTGGCGGGCGCGGGCTGCAGCGCCGTGGCGCCCGTCACGCAGCCCGCGCCGCAGCTGCTGCACCAGTACCTGCAGACGCCGCCGCCAG gCATGGATATGAGACTTTGGAAACAGGCGCAAGCAGATAATCCGGATCCGCAGAACTATATACCCGTACCTATTATAGGATTTTCAGAg ATCAAGTTTCGCGCGCGGTGCCAAGCGGAGCAGGCGCGGCTGCAGACGGGCTGGGTGGCGCGCGCGGGCGCGACGCTCGCCGagctgcgcacgcgccgcgccgcctccgCCGCGCGCCTCGCGCAACTCGCCGCGCGCCTGCACGCATTGCGGCACACGCTGCTGCAG GTGGTGGCGCGGCAGGAGgcgcgcgcgggcgcgggcgcggcgctgtCGGCGGCGGAGGAGGCGACGCGCGCGCGCCTGCAGGAGCTCGCCTCGCagctcgccgcgccgccgctGTACAAC GGTCGGCTGAACGAGTTGCTGTGTGCTGTTCGTCTCCAACGCAGCGCCAGCGCCGGCATGACGCACGAGCGGTATCAACTCGATCCTg ATGCACAAGAAGATGTGAAACAGTTCTTGACGCTGCAGCAGCGCGGCATGGCACACTTGTTAGACACGGCTCGGAAAGACCTCGCCGCCCTCAACACTATAGCTGAAGGCATGGCGCAGCTTGTCAGAGGCTAA